In the Topomyia yanbarensis strain Yona2022 chromosome 3, ASM3024719v1, whole genome shotgun sequence genome, one interval contains:
- the LOC131689952 gene encoding ribosome biogenesis protein SLX9 homolog, which translates to MGKLNKKLPLKFNLKIGKQPDPKSDPGPFPIYRTKPVQLNGPEPKNFKIPPNKTKVPAKVTPAELDSSQANADTVEEIPVKSKKLRKLAISRLNKKDKKRFRKEEVLKKIELTQTAFKENKEKKKREKTVVTGDMRPLLDALPSLDSLFKLKAANSIKTGVPKYDKNMVPKTKRQLKAAQLKKNRIDFLNRCKKMNQVLKSKKFKRNPKKMIADHIRNVRKEQLQLLLESS; encoded by the coding sequence ATGGGAAAACTAAACAAAAAATTGCCACTGAAGTTCAATCTTAAAATTGGAAAGCAACCAGACCCTAAGTCTGATCCTGGGCCATTTCCGATATATCGTACTAAGCCGGTACAACTGAATGGACCAGAgcctaaaaacttcaaaattccACCAAACAAAACGAAAGTACCAGCCAAGGTAACTCCTGCTGAATTGGACTCATCTCAGGCAAATGCGGATACTGTTGAAGAAATTCCAGTAAAATCTAAGAAGCTACGAAAGCTTGCCATTAGTCGGTTAAACAAAAAAGATAAGAAAAGATTCCGCAAAGAAGAAGTGCTGAAAAAGATTGAACTTACTCAGACGGCTTTCAAGGAAAACAAAGAAAAGAAGAAACGCGAGAAAACTGTCGTTACAGGTGACATGCGGCCCTTGTTAGATGCTTTACCATCGCTAGACTCGCTATTCAAGCTGAAAGCTGCGAATTCTATCAAGACCGGAGTTCCGAAGTACGACAAAAATATGGTTCCCAAAACGAAACGGCAACTCAAGGCAGCGCAGTTGAAGAAGAACAGAATAGACTTCCTAAACCGTTGCAAGAAAATGAATCAAGTTCTGAAAtcgaaaaaattcaaaagaaaTCCTAAAAAAATGATTGCTGATCATATTCGTAATGTAAGGAAAGAACAACTGCAACTATTACTAGAAAGTTCGTGA